The proteins below come from a single Drosophila teissieri strain GT53w chromosome 3L, Prin_Dtei_1.1, whole genome shotgun sequence genomic window:
- the LOC122618302 gene encoding uncharacterized protein LOC122618302, giving the protein MPDSKEVASDRRKSTSHASLLLTTSYTHVPHEESRTSAHRNQNRSSSARISEENDQTNSALLSNDFVLMLDCSPSPEDVFCEDTPQFRTSWLWLNKLTTLHCHTLHDLRLRNAYMSHFIVCLNQRRLTGVFEQPPPAELTWVDFSEQQAAQQSANPTEMPRLCDLNQSSLAAVNSPSSHGCCGNRSTSEYWDAFSNCRRPSGGTTESISKPQLCRRRQLLRSVPMTSEDEVRQLYRNEKVNFRFNNSSSSAARSSTSRSLSSPSKFLPSRRKPNAFRNSASQKSPEDARKRMIDLMELIRRELRGEPDPDNKDLLEEELQRYREFFEQHLQDNSDFEPHLSDNSNSERAYMLLNMQKDLIRMLKEDWA; this is encoded by the coding sequence ATGCCAGATTCCAAAGAAGTGGCGAGCGACAGAAGGAAGAGCACTAGCCATGCCAGCCTGCTCCTGACCACATCCTACACCCACGTGCCGCACGAGGAAAGCCGCACGAGTGCGCATCGCAATCAGAATCGAAGCAGCAGTGCCAGGATATCGGAGGAGAACGACCAAACTAATAGCGCACTGCTCTCCAACGACTTTGTGCTGATGCTGGACTGCTCGCCCAGTCCGGAGGATGTGTTCTGCGAAGATACGCCGCAGTTCAGGACATCCTGGCTGTGGCTCAACAAACTGACCACCCTGCACTGCCACACGCTCCACGATCTGCGCCTGCGCAACGCGTACATGAGTCATTTCATTGTGTGCCTGAATCAAAGGCGCCTGACTGGCGTCTTCGAGCAGCCTCCGCCGGCGGAGTTGACTTGGGTGGACTTCTCGGAGCAGCAAGCGGCTCAGCAGTCCGCTAACCCAACTGAAATGCCGCGTTTGTGTGATCTGAATCAATCCTCGCTGGCTGCAGTCAACTCCCCTTCATCACATGGCTGCTGTGGTAACCGATCCACCTCTGAGTACTGGGATGCCTTCTCGAACTGTCGTCGTCCTTCGGGTGGAACTACCGAGTCCATTTCAAAGCCACAACTCTGTAGGAGGCGCCAGCTGCTCCGTTCCGTTCCCATGACCAGTGAAGACGAAGTGCGTCAGCTTTACAGAAACGAGAAAGTGAATTTCCGCTTCAACAATTCCTCTTCCTCTGCCGCCCGATCGTCCACCAGTCGATCGCTGTCCTCGCCGTCCAAATTTCTACCCAGTAGGAGGAAGCCCAATGCCTTTCGGAATTCAGCTAGTCAGAAGTCACCCGAAGATGCTCGCAAACGTATGATCGACTTGATGGAACTCATACGGAGGGAGTTGCGCGGTGAACCGGATCCGGATAACAAGGACCTcttggaggaggagctgcaacGATATCGGGAGTTCTTCGAGCAACATTTGCAGGATAA